The Xyrauchen texanus isolate HMW12.3.18 chromosome 38, RBS_HiC_50CHRs, whole genome shotgun sequence genome window below encodes:
- the LOC127631565 gene encoding amyloid beta precursor like protein 1-like isoform X1, which produces MGQKTPLILMTLLSYCVWRDEAMAMTEVNEPVGGPHMAEPQIAMFCGRQLLHMNTETGQWEPDPQRRQGCFTQPSKILSYCQEMYPGLQISHVEEALSPATIPGWCKKGWGHCQTRSFIVVPYRCLVGEYVSEALLVPDRCRFLHQEQMDSCESYVYWHNIAKEACTADSLELHSYGMLLPCGDRFRGVEYVCCPGRAGTSGRGETETIDAVQGETPLVSMAGEKVTTSVKTMPPTPSPSPETDIEEDDMEEEEEEEEVVEEEADEEEEEEEGNDEEPADVEEVEEEEATTTVKDPEEYEYPIDSHFQGQDYMDNFYYDKTAKASTQPQTRMDNSVPTPRPTDGVDVYFEMPGDDSEHANFLRAKMDLEERRMKRINEIMKEWAEADNQSKNLPKSDRQALNEHFQSVLQTLEEQVAGERQRLVVTHLDRVVATLNNNRRLALESYLSAVQSDPPQPERVLQALKRYMAAEQKDRRHTLRHYQHIESADPQKAEQMKFQVYTHLHVIEERMNQSLALLYKVPGLAEKLHDEIQELVRTERGDISELMTTSFSETRTTEELLPAESEEEKDDEEEEDRAFQNRPYPPRIDPQPSDKKVSTVDEYDYTTSERGPTYEYEEKINTSVELKQVVYKSPGIQRDELQPDVLETFNRGAMVGLLVVSVAIAMVMVISLLLVRRKPYGTISHGIVEVDPMLTPEERQLNKMQNHGYENPTYKFFEQMN; this is translated from the exons gCTATGGCTATGACTGAGGTGAATGAACCTGTTGGTGGTCCCCATATGGCAGAACCTCAGATTGCCATGTTTTGCGGGCGTCAGCTACTGCACATGAACACTGAGACTGGACAGTGGGAACCAGATCCTCAGAGGCGCCAGGGATGCTTCACCCAGCCCAGCAAGATCCTATCATACTGCCAGGAG ATGTATCCTGGTCTCCAGATATCCCATGTAGAAGAGGCCTTATCTCCAGCGACCATCCCAGGCTGGTGTAAGAAAGGCTGGGGTCACTGTCAGACCCGCTCCTTCATTGTTGTGCCCTACCGCTGTCTGG TTGGTGAATATGTAAGTGAGGCACTCCTTGTTCCAGATCGTTGTCGCTTTTTGCACCAGGAGCAAATGGACTCTTGTGAGAGCTACGTTTACTGGCACAACATTGCCAAAGAG GCTTGCACAGCTGACAGTCTGGAGTTGCATAGTTATGGGATGCTGTTGCCGTGTGGTGACCGTTTTCGTGGGGTGGAGTATGTGTGTTGCCCTGGCAGGGCTGGAACAAGTGGACGTGGTGAGACAGAGACAATAGATGCTGTACAAGGAGAAACACCCCTTGTATCCATGGCTGGAGAAAAAGTTACCACCAG TGTGAAAACTATGCCGCCCACTCCCAGTCCTTCCCCTGAGACTGACATAGAGGAAGATGAtatggaagaggaagaggaagaggaggaggtagTGGAGGAAGAGgcagatgaggaagaggaggaggaggaagggaaTGACGAGGAGCCAGCAGATGTAGAGGAAGTAGAAGAGGAGGAAGCCACTACGACAGTAAAGGACCCAGAGGAGTACGAGTATCCCATTGATTCTCATTTCCAGGGCCAAGACTACATGGACAACTTCTATTATGATAAGACTGCTAAAGCTTCCACCCAACCTCAGACACGGATGGACAACT CAGTGCCCACTCCTCGTCCTACAGATGGCGTGGATGTGTACTTTGAGATGCCAGGTGATGACAGTGAACATGCCAACTTTCTGCGTGCAAAGATGGACCTGGAGGAACGGCGAATGAAACGTATCAACGAG ATCATGAAGGAGTGGGCAGAAGCAGACAACCAGTCAAAGAACCTTCCTAAGTCAGACCGCCAAGCATTGAATGAG caCTTCCAGTCTGTTTTACAGACTCTTGAGGAGCAGGTAGCTGGTGAGAGGCAGAGATTGGTGGTGACACACCTGGATCGTGTGGTGGCCACTTTGAATAATAATCGTAGACTGGCCCTGGAGAGCTACCTGAGCGCTGTGCAGAGCGACCCACCGCAG CCGGAGCGTGTGCTTCAGGCACTGAAGCGTTATATGGCTGCAGAGCAGAAGGACCGGCGACACACTCTGCGTCATTACCAGCACATCGAGTCTGCCGACCCGCAAAAAGCTGAGCAGATGAAATTCCAG GTGTACACTCACCTGCATGTTATCGAGGAGAGGATGAATCAAAGCCTGGCTCTGCTCTATAAGGTCCCCGGCCTGGCTGAGAAACTTCACGATGAAATTC AGGAATTAGTGAGAACAGAAAGGGGGGACATCAGTGAACTCATGACCACTTCCTTCTCTGAGACACGCACCACTGAAGAGCTTCTTCCTGCTGAGAGTGAGGAAGAGAAGGATGATGAAGAGGAAGAGgacagagccttccagaaccgcCCATACCCTCCACGAATTG ACCCCCAGCCCAGTGATAAGAAAG TTTCTACAGTAGATGAGTATGACTATACCACATCAGAGAGAGGACCAACTTATGAATATGAAGAGAAG ATCAACACCTCTGTAGAACTGAAGCAGGTGGTCTACAAGTCTCCAGGAATCCAAAGAGATGAGCTG CAGCCGGATGTTTTAGAGACGTTTAACCGTGGTGCAATGGTGGGGCTTCTGGTTGTTTCTGTGGCCATTGCCATGGTGATGGTTATAAGCTTGTTGCTAGTCCGCCGTAAGCCATATGGAACCATCAGCCATGGCATAGTAGAG GTAGACCCCATGCTGACCCCAGAGGAAAGACAGCTCAATAAGATGCAGAATCACGGCTACGAAAACCCCACTTACAAATTCTTCGAGCAAATGAACTGA
- the LOC127631565 gene encoding amyloid beta precursor like protein 1-like isoform X3 codes for MGQKTPLILMTLLSYCVWRDEAMAMTEVNEPVGGPHMAEPQIAMFCGRQLLHMNTETGQWEPDPQRRQGCFTQPSKILSYCQEMYPGLQISHVEEALSPATIPGWCKKGWGHCQTRSFIVVPYRCLVGEYVSEALLVPDRCRFLHQEQMDSCESYVYWHNIAKEACTADSLELHSYGMLLPCGDRFRGVEYVCCPGRAGTSGRGETETIDAVQGETPLVSMAGEKVTTSVKTMPPTPSPSPETDIEEDDMEEEEEEEEVVEEEADEEEEEEEGNDEEPADVEEVEEEEATTTVKDPEEYEYPIDSHFQGQDYMDNFYYDKTAKASTQPQTRMDNSVPTPRPTDGVDVYFEMPGDDSEHANFLRAKMDLEERRMKRINEIMKEWAEADNQSKNLPKSDRQALNEHFQSVLQTLEEQVAGERQRLVVTHLDRVVATLNNNRRLALESYLSAVQSDPPQPERVLQALKRYMAAEQKDRRHTLRHYQHIESADPQKAEQMKFQVYTHLHVIEERMNQSLALLYKVPGLAEKLHDEIQELVRTERGDISELMTTSFSETRTTEELLPAESEEEKDDEEEEDRAFQNRPYPPRIDPQPSDKKVSTVDEYDYTTSERGPTYEYEEKINTSVELKQVVYKSPGIQRDELPDVLETFNRGAMVGLLVVSVAIAMVMVISLLLVRRKPYGTISHGIVEVDPMLTPEERQLNKMQNHGYENPTYKFFEQMN; via the exons gCTATGGCTATGACTGAGGTGAATGAACCTGTTGGTGGTCCCCATATGGCAGAACCTCAGATTGCCATGTTTTGCGGGCGTCAGCTACTGCACATGAACACTGAGACTGGACAGTGGGAACCAGATCCTCAGAGGCGCCAGGGATGCTTCACCCAGCCCAGCAAGATCCTATCATACTGCCAGGAG ATGTATCCTGGTCTCCAGATATCCCATGTAGAAGAGGCCTTATCTCCAGCGACCATCCCAGGCTGGTGTAAGAAAGGCTGGGGTCACTGTCAGACCCGCTCCTTCATTGTTGTGCCCTACCGCTGTCTGG TTGGTGAATATGTAAGTGAGGCACTCCTTGTTCCAGATCGTTGTCGCTTTTTGCACCAGGAGCAAATGGACTCTTGTGAGAGCTACGTTTACTGGCACAACATTGCCAAAGAG GCTTGCACAGCTGACAGTCTGGAGTTGCATAGTTATGGGATGCTGTTGCCGTGTGGTGACCGTTTTCGTGGGGTGGAGTATGTGTGTTGCCCTGGCAGGGCTGGAACAAGTGGACGTGGTGAGACAGAGACAATAGATGCTGTACAAGGAGAAACACCCCTTGTATCCATGGCTGGAGAAAAAGTTACCACCAG TGTGAAAACTATGCCGCCCACTCCCAGTCCTTCCCCTGAGACTGACATAGAGGAAGATGAtatggaagaggaagaggaagaggaggaggtagTGGAGGAAGAGgcagatgaggaagaggaggaggaggaagggaaTGACGAGGAGCCAGCAGATGTAGAGGAAGTAGAAGAGGAGGAAGCCACTACGACAGTAAAGGACCCAGAGGAGTACGAGTATCCCATTGATTCTCATTTCCAGGGCCAAGACTACATGGACAACTTCTATTATGATAAGACTGCTAAAGCTTCCACCCAACCTCAGACACGGATGGACAACT CAGTGCCCACTCCTCGTCCTACAGATGGCGTGGATGTGTACTTTGAGATGCCAGGTGATGACAGTGAACATGCCAACTTTCTGCGTGCAAAGATGGACCTGGAGGAACGGCGAATGAAACGTATCAACGAG ATCATGAAGGAGTGGGCAGAAGCAGACAACCAGTCAAAGAACCTTCCTAAGTCAGACCGCCAAGCATTGAATGAG caCTTCCAGTCTGTTTTACAGACTCTTGAGGAGCAGGTAGCTGGTGAGAGGCAGAGATTGGTGGTGACACACCTGGATCGTGTGGTGGCCACTTTGAATAATAATCGTAGACTGGCCCTGGAGAGCTACCTGAGCGCTGTGCAGAGCGACCCACCGCAG CCGGAGCGTGTGCTTCAGGCACTGAAGCGTTATATGGCTGCAGAGCAGAAGGACCGGCGACACACTCTGCGTCATTACCAGCACATCGAGTCTGCCGACCCGCAAAAAGCTGAGCAGATGAAATTCCAG GTGTACACTCACCTGCATGTTATCGAGGAGAGGATGAATCAAAGCCTGGCTCTGCTCTATAAGGTCCCCGGCCTGGCTGAGAAACTTCACGATGAAATTC AGGAATTAGTGAGAACAGAAAGGGGGGACATCAGTGAACTCATGACCACTTCCTTCTCTGAGACACGCACCACTGAAGAGCTTCTTCCTGCTGAGAGTGAGGAAGAGAAGGATGATGAAGAGGAAGAGgacagagccttccagaaccgcCCATACCCTCCACGAATTG ACCCCCAGCCCAGTGATAAGAAAG TTTCTACAGTAGATGAGTATGACTATACCACATCAGAGAGAGGACCAACTTATGAATATGAAGAGAAG ATCAACACCTCTGTAGAACTGAAGCAGGTGGTCTACAAGTCTCCAGGAATCCAAAGAGATGAGCTG CCGGATGTTTTAGAGACGTTTAACCGTGGTGCAATGGTGGGGCTTCTGGTTGTTTCTGTGGCCATTGCCATGGTGATGGTTATAAGCTTGTTGCTAGTCCGCCGTAAGCCATATGGAACCATCAGCCATGGCATAGTAGAG GTAGACCCCATGCTGACCCCAGAGGAAAGACAGCTCAATAAGATGCAGAATCACGGCTACGAAAACCCCACTTACAAATTCTTCGAGCAAATGAACTGA
- the LOC127631565 gene encoding amyloid beta precursor like protein 1-like isoform X2: MGQKTPLILMTLLSYCVWRDEAMAMTEVNEPVGGPHMAEPQIAMFCGRQLLHMNTETGQWEPDPQRRQGCFTQPSKILSYCQEMYPGLQISHVEEALSPATIPGWCKKGWGHCQTRSFIVVPYRCLVGEYVSEALLVPDRCRFLHQEQMDSCESYVYWHNIAKEACTADSLELHSYGMLLPCGDRFRGVEYVCCPGRAGTSGRGETETIDAVQGETPLVSMAGEKVTTSVKTMPPTPSPSPETDIEEDDMEEEEEEEEVVEEEADEEEEEEEGNDEEPADVEEVEEEEATTTVKDPEEYEYPIDSHFQGQDYMDNFYYDKTAKASTQPQTRMDNLPTPRPTDGVDVYFEMPGDDSEHANFLRAKMDLEERRMKRINEIMKEWAEADNQSKNLPKSDRQALNEHFQSVLQTLEEQVAGERQRLVVTHLDRVVATLNNNRRLALESYLSAVQSDPPQPERVLQALKRYMAAEQKDRRHTLRHYQHIESADPQKAEQMKFQVYTHLHVIEERMNQSLALLYKVPGLAEKLHDEIQELVRTERGDISELMTTSFSETRTTEELLPAESEEEKDDEEEEDRAFQNRPYPPRIDPQPSDKKVSTVDEYDYTTSERGPTYEYEEKINTSVELKQVVYKSPGIQRDELQPDVLETFNRGAMVGLLVVSVAIAMVMVISLLLVRRKPYGTISHGIVEVDPMLTPEERQLNKMQNHGYENPTYKFFEQMN; the protein is encoded by the exons gCTATGGCTATGACTGAGGTGAATGAACCTGTTGGTGGTCCCCATATGGCAGAACCTCAGATTGCCATGTTTTGCGGGCGTCAGCTACTGCACATGAACACTGAGACTGGACAGTGGGAACCAGATCCTCAGAGGCGCCAGGGATGCTTCACCCAGCCCAGCAAGATCCTATCATACTGCCAGGAG ATGTATCCTGGTCTCCAGATATCCCATGTAGAAGAGGCCTTATCTCCAGCGACCATCCCAGGCTGGTGTAAGAAAGGCTGGGGTCACTGTCAGACCCGCTCCTTCATTGTTGTGCCCTACCGCTGTCTGG TTGGTGAATATGTAAGTGAGGCACTCCTTGTTCCAGATCGTTGTCGCTTTTTGCACCAGGAGCAAATGGACTCTTGTGAGAGCTACGTTTACTGGCACAACATTGCCAAAGAG GCTTGCACAGCTGACAGTCTGGAGTTGCATAGTTATGGGATGCTGTTGCCGTGTGGTGACCGTTTTCGTGGGGTGGAGTATGTGTGTTGCCCTGGCAGGGCTGGAACAAGTGGACGTGGTGAGACAGAGACAATAGATGCTGTACAAGGAGAAACACCCCTTGTATCCATGGCTGGAGAAAAAGTTACCACCAG TGTGAAAACTATGCCGCCCACTCCCAGTCCTTCCCCTGAGACTGACATAGAGGAAGATGAtatggaagaggaagaggaagaggaggaggtagTGGAGGAAGAGgcagatgaggaagaggaggaggaggaagggaaTGACGAGGAGCCAGCAGATGTAGAGGAAGTAGAAGAGGAGGAAGCCACTACGACAGTAAAGGACCCAGAGGAGTACGAGTATCCCATTGATTCTCATTTCCAGGGCCAAGACTACATGGACAACTTCTATTATGATAAGACTGCTAAAGCTTCCACCCAACCTCAGACACGGATGGACAACT TGCCCACTCCTCGTCCTACAGATGGCGTGGATGTGTACTTTGAGATGCCAGGTGATGACAGTGAACATGCCAACTTTCTGCGTGCAAAGATGGACCTGGAGGAACGGCGAATGAAACGTATCAACGAG ATCATGAAGGAGTGGGCAGAAGCAGACAACCAGTCAAAGAACCTTCCTAAGTCAGACCGCCAAGCATTGAATGAG caCTTCCAGTCTGTTTTACAGACTCTTGAGGAGCAGGTAGCTGGTGAGAGGCAGAGATTGGTGGTGACACACCTGGATCGTGTGGTGGCCACTTTGAATAATAATCGTAGACTGGCCCTGGAGAGCTACCTGAGCGCTGTGCAGAGCGACCCACCGCAG CCGGAGCGTGTGCTTCAGGCACTGAAGCGTTATATGGCTGCAGAGCAGAAGGACCGGCGACACACTCTGCGTCATTACCAGCACATCGAGTCTGCCGACCCGCAAAAAGCTGAGCAGATGAAATTCCAG GTGTACACTCACCTGCATGTTATCGAGGAGAGGATGAATCAAAGCCTGGCTCTGCTCTATAAGGTCCCCGGCCTGGCTGAGAAACTTCACGATGAAATTC AGGAATTAGTGAGAACAGAAAGGGGGGACATCAGTGAACTCATGACCACTTCCTTCTCTGAGACACGCACCACTGAAGAGCTTCTTCCTGCTGAGAGTGAGGAAGAGAAGGATGATGAAGAGGAAGAGgacagagccttccagaaccgcCCATACCCTCCACGAATTG ACCCCCAGCCCAGTGATAAGAAAG TTTCTACAGTAGATGAGTATGACTATACCACATCAGAGAGAGGACCAACTTATGAATATGAAGAGAAG ATCAACACCTCTGTAGAACTGAAGCAGGTGGTCTACAAGTCTCCAGGAATCCAAAGAGATGAGCTG CAGCCGGATGTTTTAGAGACGTTTAACCGTGGTGCAATGGTGGGGCTTCTGGTTGTTTCTGTGGCCATTGCCATGGTGATGGTTATAAGCTTGTTGCTAGTCCGCCGTAAGCCATATGGAACCATCAGCCATGGCATAGTAGAG GTAGACCCCATGCTGACCCCAGAGGAAAGACAGCTCAATAAGATGCAGAATCACGGCTACGAAAACCCCACTTACAAATTCTTCGAGCAAATGAACTGA